From the genome of Maribacter algicola, one region includes:
- a CDS encoding HD family phosphohydrolase, with protein sequence MDNLYKKQSLIFKYVLYVVAIGFIVFFFPKGGKFKYEFQKGKPWQFETLYAPFDFSIKKTDAEIAEEKQNIDETSGQYFRYDQRKVNNVYEGYNDSFEEVFGSSNYTDSQRRFLKSIGETLLDSIYKNGILDSSAGQVKANAIFLLRNNEATSKQISSFYRVADVGTLVQKKLEDENIPHLTQEFQDIFFDLIVPNVSYDANLTQKSREDALSKISYTRGTVDEGKLIIAKGEVVEGENLKILESLKSEYESELWTANNYYIILIGYTVLVALVLLMLFLFLKKYRPSIYANNTKVTFIFFNILLMVFITTMVVKYNDSLVFVVPLCILPLILKTFFDARLGLFAHVLTVLILGFVVPNSFEYIFLQIITGIVTILTVSELYKRANLFISIGQIISIYIVGYLAFHIIHEGNLNNISWYTLGLFLLNGMITLFVQPLIYIYEKVFGLVSDVSLLELSDTNSKLLKELSNKAPGTFNHSLQVANLAESAANEIGANAMLVRVGALYHDIGKMNNPTYFTENQITNVNPHDEITPRESAKIIIDHVIKGIELARKNKLPDRIIDFIRSHHGTTFVYYFYKKQKELEAEISEEEFRYPGPLPFSKETAILMMADSVEAASKSLKDPTYTMIDEFVDKIIAGQMKANQFLNADITFKEIETIKKIFKQKLTNIYHLRVEYPE encoded by the coding sequence TTGGATAACCTTTACAAAAAACAATCCCTTATTTTCAAATATGTCCTATATGTTGTGGCTATAGGATTTATCGTGTTCTTTTTCCCCAAGGGAGGTAAGTTCAAGTACGAGTTCCAAAAGGGAAAGCCCTGGCAGTTTGAGACTCTGTACGCACCTTTTGATTTCTCCATAAAAAAGACCGATGCTGAAATAGCTGAAGAAAAGCAGAACATTGATGAAACCAGTGGCCAGTATTTCAGATATGACCAACGGAAGGTGAACAACGTTTATGAAGGATACAATGATTCTTTCGAAGAAGTATTCGGTAGTTCCAACTATACCGATTCACAGAGGCGATTTTTAAAAAGTATTGGTGAAACGCTATTGGATTCCATATACAAAAACGGTATCCTGGATAGTAGTGCAGGGCAAGTCAAAGCCAATGCTATTTTCCTGCTTAGGAACAACGAGGCCACAAGCAAGCAGATTTCTTCCTTTTATAGGGTTGCCGATGTTGGAACTTTGGTACAAAAGAAACTTGAAGATGAAAATATTCCACATCTAACACAGGAATTCCAAGATATCTTTTTTGATCTTATTGTCCCTAATGTTAGTTATGATGCCAATCTGACCCAGAAGAGTAGGGAGGATGCCCTGTCTAAAATTAGTTATACCAGAGGTACTGTAGATGAGGGTAAATTGATCATAGCCAAAGGAGAGGTGGTCGAGGGCGAAAACTTAAAAATATTGGAGTCGTTGAAGTCCGAGTATGAATCTGAATTATGGACCGCCAATAACTATTATATAATTCTGATAGGGTACACTGTGCTAGTGGCCTTGGTATTGTTAATGCTCTTCCTTTTTTTAAAGAAATACAGGCCTTCCATTTATGCTAACAACACAAAGGTAACCTTCATTTTTTTCAATATACTATTGATGGTTTTCATTACCACTATGGTAGTAAAATATAACGATTCATTGGTATTTGTTGTACCTCTCTGCATACTTCCCCTAATTCTAAAGACTTTCTTTGATGCTAGATTAGGTCTTTTTGCGCATGTATTGACCGTATTGATTCTGGGCTTCGTTGTGCCCAACAGTTTTGAATATATCTTTTTGCAAATAATTACGGGAATCGTTACTATTTTGACCGTTTCCGAGTTGTACAAACGAGCCAATCTTTTTATCTCCATCGGTCAAATAATATCCATTTATATTGTGGGTTATTTGGCCTTTCATATTATCCATGAAGGCAATCTCAACAATATATCATGGTACACCTTGGGACTCTTTTTGCTCAATGGAATGATTACCCTCTTCGTACAGCCCTTGATTTATATTTATGAAAAGGTCTTTGGTCTTGTCTCCGATGTATCCTTATTGGAACTATCCGATACCAATTCAAAACTTTTAAAGGAACTATCCAATAAGGCACCTGGAACTTTCAATCATTCCCTGCAAGTGGCGAATTTGGCGGAATCAGCAGCCAATGAGATTGGGGCGAACGCCATGTTGGTCAGGGTTGGCGCCTTGTACCACGATATTGGTAAAATGAACAATCCTACTTATTTTACTGAAAATCAAATAACCAATGTAAATCCACACGACGAGATTACGCCAAGGGAAAGTGCAAAAATTATTATTGACCATGTCATTAAGGGAATTGAACTGGCGAGAAAGAATAAATTGCCGGACAGAATTATCGATTTTATAAGGTCTCACCATGGAACCACCTTTGTATATTATTTTTATAAGAAGCAAAAGGAATTGGAGGCGGAGATAAGCGAAGAAGAATTTAGATACCCTGGTCCGCTTCCTTTTTCCAAGGAAACGGCCATTTTGATGATGGCAGATTCCGTAGAAGCAGCCTCTAAAAGCCTGAAAGATCCTACCTATACGATGATCGACGAATTTGTTGATAAAATAATCGCAGGACAAATGAAAGCGAATCAATTTCTAAATGCCGATATAACTTTTAAGGAAATCGAAACCATCAAGAAGATTTTCAAGCAGAAGTTGACCAACATTTATCATTTGCGCGTGGAGTATCCTGAATAA
- a CDS encoding helix-turn-helix domain-containing protein produces the protein MSNESPIKSTFLTQAEAIIVENLANEQFGVSELADAMSMSRSNLLRKIKKLTQLSASQFIRQVRLKEAMELLKDNSSTVSEISYQVGFGSTSYFIKCFREQYGYSPGEVGKNTVVVEPEKVQTNILKRYRWPLIAATSLAVIIIGIVLFNKKDAKNEPKTEKSIAVLPFKNESSDSTNLYFVNGLMESALNNLQKIEDLRVISRTSVEKYRKTDKGIPEIAEELDVNYLVEGSGQRVGNQVLLNVQLINASTDTPIWVEQYNREVEDIFELQNDVAKKIADAIAAVVTPAELEQIEKKPTENLLAYDYYLQALDPYYSRTEEGLEKAIALFEKAIEQDSEFALAYANIAISYYLLEMSQLEKQYTEKINSFADKALLYDSKSAESLVAKAFYYIQTKEYNLALPHLDKALEYNPNSSLAVQMLAEFYSHMLPNTNKYLEYALKGVQLTVASDSITQSYTYLQLSNALVSSGFADEALKYINKSLDYNAENYFAPHLKAFILFAKDGNIKRTRNLLLNEWKKDTTRLDILQDIGKLYYIEEKYDSAYSYFKKFVKAREVNGLDIYIQENVKIAQVYKEMGLDKKADELFNDFSEYCKGDQSNYKSVNLVWKYAYEGKINEAVEELRIFSKAENYLYWFLLIEDEPLIKPLKSHPEFDGIIQKIKDRFWENHAKLKNNLENSELI, from the coding sequence ATGTCCAACGAATCTCCCATCAAATCAACTTTTTTAACCCAAGCAGAGGCCATAATTGTGGAAAACCTGGCCAACGAGCAATTTGGGGTTTCGGAATTGGCGGATGCTATGAGCATGAGCCGGTCCAACCTGCTCCGGAAAATCAAAAAACTAACACAACTTTCGGCAAGTCAATTTATTCGTCAAGTCCGTCTTAAAGAAGCCATGGAGCTACTCAAGGATAATTCTTCGACGGTTTCCGAAATTTCGTATCAAGTAGGTTTTGGAAGCACTTCCTATTTCATTAAATGCTTTCGGGAACAGTACGGATATTCCCCCGGGGAGGTTGGAAAAAATACTGTGGTGGTCGAACCAGAAAAGGTCCAAACCAACATTTTGAAGAGATATCGCTGGCCGCTAATTGCAGCAACATCCTTAGCGGTGATAATAATTGGCATAGTACTGTTCAATAAAAAAGATGCTAAAAATGAACCGAAAACTGAAAAATCAATTGCGGTATTGCCCTTTAAAAATGAGAGCAGCGATTCTACCAATTTGTATTTTGTAAATGGGTTGATGGAATCCGCATTGAACAACCTTCAGAAGATTGAGGATTTACGGGTCATCAGTAGAACCTCGGTAGAGAAATATAGAAAAACCGATAAGGGCATTCCAGAGATTGCCGAAGAATTGGATGTGAACTATTTGGTAGAAGGTAGTGGCCAACGCGTCGGCAATCAAGTTTTACTCAACGTACAATTGATTAACGCTTCAACAGATACCCCTATTTGGGTGGAACAGTACAATAGGGAAGTTGAGGACATTTTTGAGCTGCAAAACGATGTGGCCAAGAAAATCGCAGATGCCATTGCAGCTGTCGTGACACCGGCCGAATTGGAGCAGATTGAAAAAAAACCAACTGAAAACCTGTTGGCCTATGATTACTACCTACAAGCATTGGATCCTTATTATTCACGCACAGAAGAAGGCTTAGAAAAGGCCATTGCATTGTTTGAAAAGGCCATAGAACAAGATTCGGAATTTGCCCTCGCCTATGCCAACATCGCCATTTCATACTATCTGCTCGAAATGTCCCAACTCGAAAAGCAATACACCGAAAAGATTAACAGCTTTGCGGACAAGGCCCTGCTCTATGATTCAAAATCTGCCGAAAGCTTGGTCGCCAAGGCCTTTTACTATATACAAACAAAGGAATACAATTTGGCCTTGCCACATCTTGATAAGGCATTGGAGTATAATCCTAATTCATCGCTGGCGGTACAAATGCTGGCGGAATTTTACTCACATATGCTTCCCAATACCAATAAATACCTAGAGTATGCCTTAAAAGGGGTTCAGCTTACCGTTGCGAGTGATTCCATTACCCAGAGCTACACATATTTACAGCTAAGCAATGCCCTTGTATCCTCAGGATTTGCAGATGAAGCCTTGAAATATATCAACAAGTCTTTGGATTATAATGCTGAAAACTATTTTGCTCCGCACTTAAAGGCATTTATTCTCTTCGCCAAGGATGGTAATATTAAGCGTACAAGGAATTTACTTTTAAACGAATGGAAGAAGGATACTACTCGGCTTGATATTTTACAGGACATAGGGAAGTTGTACTACATTGAGGAAAAGTATGACAGTGCCTATTCCTATTTTAAAAAATTTGTGAAAGCCAGGGAAGTAAATGGACTGGATATTTATATACAGGAAAACGTCAAAATTGCACAGGTCTACAAAGAGATGGGCTTGGATAAAAAAGCTGACGAATTGTTTAATGATTTCTCTGAATACTGCAAAGGTGATCAATCGAATTATAAAAGTGTGAATCTCGTTTGGAAATACGCGTATGAAGGGAAGATTAATGAGGCAGTTGAAGAGCTTAGAATATTTTCCAAAGCAGAGAATTATCTCTATTGGTTTTTATTAATTGAAGATGAACCACTTATTAAACCCTTAAAAAGTCATCCCGAGTTTGATGGCATCATTCAAAAAATCAAAGACCGCTTCTGGGAAAATCATGCTAAACTCAAAAATAATCTAGAGAACAGTGAACTTATTTAA